A window of Silurus meridionalis isolate SWU-2019-XX chromosome 28, ASM1480568v1, whole genome shotgun sequence contains these coding sequences:
- the rtn4b gene encoding reticulon-4b isoform X2, translating into MADAEQVSSTTPNVEGEDEMKPWRESGFSEHTAQDENVGIFGGERYVQEVRVQKADVEGAEEEEEEEEEEEEEEEWRRRQEMDVHTPENKAETECLEKSVDWISRPVEFESPEEPDSTQMLDKIPAVHEEPAEEPINLVDLKEVHEDPFTFIQPVHAIEDQDLSSAAHHPEEIHHPRSTSPPEEIAFKSEFGVKDQDFGFGVKEEIFEAPVELQKDLRSELEEKKEEVRWNPVVENVGIDSESTPAVSASPSSHEPSLPSSTAAAASFPTLTHFTSEHEDPSLIANTQPSFKATMDLFGDGSPSRSVPRYDQDVLTQSDEDLMFETKRNPFQDFSPVEKLDPFGETTADIRAAKMSDSPSPDLVQNAHDGDVQVNSPVQDYEQSFDSREEATESLRQQLASSDFFGTPKDTEESGLPPSLPDILKSSPRKQEKLDSGSSEGSPDFSPVHRSANDSPNAPFSLSTNNPFAFEAKVPLVKEMTEETEARAAERAKIEEEDEAAAAEEEKASEQMFGTFDLVKEAEISPKPAESATEDQDDFKTLSQDSAQMADKFECLSFPAVKAQEHSDSESPSADSLSPVLEAMAKDPSSFQIEPEHNVLQEEVEEAEEAEAADEISEQEASSEEFEFVEKPPRGAVDEFLETLENSKFAKAGETVDYFEDAGKFSEIAEASPVEQETKDHAYFLLTEPASEASPARGKAGLELSDFHVPSPAPSAPSPVVKTETVAVKKADPKDLKLPNLNAGAVVELLYWRDVKNSGIVFGACLLLLLSLSVCSIISVLSYVALALLSVTISFRIYKGVLQAVQKSDEGHPFKLYLEQEVSLPDEVVRKYSDTALGRINTAINELRRLFLVEDLVDSLKFAVLMWILTYVGALFNGLTLLILGLVAMFTCPVVYEKHQVQIDHYITLVRNQVSDIVGKIQSKIPGAKKKAE; encoded by the exons ATGGCAGACGCCGAACAAGTTTCCTCCACAACTCCAAACGTGGAAGGAGAAGATGAGATGAAGCCATGGAGAGAGTCAGGTTTCAGTGAGCACACAGCTCAGGATGAAAATGTAGGTATATTTGGTGGAGAACGTTATGTCCAGGAGGTTCGAGTCCAGAAAGCTGACGTGGAAGgtgcagaagaagaagaggaagaagaagaggaagaagaagaggaagaagaatggaGAAGACGACAGGAGATGGATGTGCACACCCCCGAGAACAAAGCCGAGACTGAATGTCTGGAGAAATCTGTTGATTGGATTTCTCGACCTGTGGAGTTTGAAAGCCCTGAGGAACCTGACAGCACTCAGATGCTGGATAAAATTCCAGCAGTGCACGAAGAACCAGCAGAAGAACCCATAAACCTGGTGGATCTCAAAGAGGTGCACGAGGATCCTTTTACGTTCATACAACCTGTACACGCGATCGAAGATCAGGACCTTTCATCTGCAGCACATCATCCAGAAGAGATCCACCACCCCAGGAGCACCAGTCCTCCAGAGGAGATCGCGTTCAAATCCGAGTTTGGGGTAAAAGATCAGGACTTTGGATTCGGTGTAAAAGAGGAGATCTTTGAAGCTCCGGTTGAGCTTCAGAAAGATTTAAGATCAGAGcttgaggagaaaaaagaagaggtgAGGTGGAACCCGGTGGTGGAGAACGTCGGAATCGACTCCGAGTCGACTCCCGCAGTCTCTGCGTCTCCATCATCCC atGAACCCAGTCTTCCTTCCTCTACTGCTGCCGCTGCTTCTTTTCCAACTCTGACGCATTTCACTTCAG AACACGAGGATCCTTCACTAATAGCGAACACGCAGCCCAGCTTTAAAGCGACCATGGATCTGTTTGGCGACGGTTCACCTTCCAGAAGCGTGCCCAGATACGACCAGGACGTCTTAACCCAGTCTGATGAGGACTTGATGTTCGAAACGAAAAGGAACCCTTTCCAAGACTTCTCGCCTGTCGAGAAACTCGACCCTTTCGGAGAAACCACAGCGGACATCAGAGCGGCGAAGATGTCCGATAGTCCATCTCCGGATCTGGTCCAGAATGCCCATGATGGAGATGTGCAGGTCAATTCACCCGTGCAGGACTACGAGCAGTCTTTTGATTCCAGAGAAGAGGCAACAGAGTCGCTGAGGCAACAACTTGCTTCCTCTGACTTTTTCGGCACCCCGAAAGACACGGAGGAATCCGGTTTGCCGCCGTCTCTCCCGGATATTTTGAAGTCGTCGCCACGCAAACAGGAGAAATTAGACTCGGGATCTTCAGAGGGAAGTCCCGATTTCAGTCCAGTCCACAGAAGTGCTAATGATTCGCCCAATGCTCCGTTCTCGCTGTCGACAAACAACCCATTTGCTTTCGAAGCCAAGGTCCCTTTGGTTAAGGAGATGACCGAGGAAACTGAGGCGAGGGCTGCAGAACGGGCAAAAAtcgaagaagaagatgaagcagcagcagcagaagaagaaaaggcCTCTGAGCAAATGTTTGGTACATTTGATCTCGTGAAGGAGGCTGAAATTTCTCCGAAACCTGCCGAATCTGCAACAGAAGACCAAGACGACTTTAAGACTTTGAGCCAAGATTCTGCTCAGATGGCTGACAAGTTTGAATGTCTCAGTTTCCCAGCTGTCAAAGCCCAAGAGCACTCCGACTCCGAAAGCCCCTCCGCAGACTCGCTCTCTCCCGTCTTGGAGGCCATGGCAAAGGACCCGTCGAGTTTCCAAATTGAACCCGAGCACAATGTGCTCCAGGAGGAAGTGGAAGAAGCGGAGGAAGCAGAGGCTGCGGACGAGATCTCCGAACAAGAGGCGTCGTCCGAAGAGTTCGAGTTTGTCGAGAAACCGCCCCGGGGTGCCGTGGACGAGTTTCTGGAGACCCTGGAAAACTCGAAGTTCGCCAAGGCCGGAGAAACAGTTGACTATTTTGAAGACGCGGGCAAATTTTCAGAAATTGCAGAGGCGAGCCCGGTTGAACAAGAAACAAAGGATCATGCGTACTTCCTCCTCACCGAGCCGGCGAGCGAGGCCTCTCCGGCGAGAGGTAAGGCAGGCCTGGAATTGTCTGATTTCCATGTGCCCTCCCCGGCTCCTTCGGCACCTAGTCCTGTGGTCAAAACCGAGACGGTGGCTGTGAAGAAAGCGGACCCTAAAGACCTCAAGCTGCCGAACCTAAATGCAGGAGCAG TGGTGGAGCTGCTCTACTGGCGCGACGTGAAGAACTCAGGCATCGTGTTCGGCGCGTGTCTCCTGCTCCTGCTGTCGCTCAGCGTGTGCAGCATCATCAGCGTGCTGTCCTACGTGGCCCTGGCGCTCCTCTCCGTCACCATCAGCTTCAGGATATACAAGGGGGTGCTGCAGGCCGTCCAGAAGAGCGACGAAGGACATCCGTTTAA GCTGTACCTGGAACAGGAGGTCTCTCTGCCCGATGAAGTGGTCCGCAAATACAGCGACACAGCCCTCGGCCGGATCAACACCGCCATCAACGAGCTGCGCCGCCTCTTCCTGGTCGAGGACCTCGTCGATTCCCTGAAG TTTGCTGTGCTCATGTGGATCCTGACGTATGTTGGTGCCTTGTTCAATGGACTCACACTTCTGATTCTGG gtcttGTTGCGATGTTCACCTGCCCAGTAGTGTATGAAAAACATCAG GTGCAGATTGATCATTACATCACCCTGGTGAGGAACCAGGTCTCAGATATCGTTGGAAA GATCCAGTCTAAAATCCCCGGGGCGAAGAAGAAGGCGGAGTGA
- the rtn4b gene encoding reticulon-4b isoform X3 — MADAEQVSSTTPNVEGEDEMKPWRESGFSEHTAQDENVGIFGGERYVQEVRVQKADVEGAEEEEEEEEEEEEEEEWRRRQEMDVHTPENKAETECLEKSVDWISRPVEFESPEEPDSTQMLDKIPAVHEEPAEEPINLVDLKEVHEDPFTFIQPVHAIEDQDLSSAAHHPEEIHHPRSTSPPEEIAFKSEFGVKDQDFGFGVKEEIFEAPVELQKDLRSELEEKKEEVRWNPVVENVGIDSESTPAVSASPSSHEPSLPSSTAAAASFPTLTHFTSVVELLYWRDVKNSGIVFGACLLLLLSLSVCSIISVLSYVALALLSVTISFRIYKGVLQAVQKSDEGHPFKLYLEQEVSLPDEVVRKYSDTALGRINTAINELRRLFLVEDLVDSLKFAVLMWILTYVGALFNGLTLLILGLVAMFTCPVVYEKHQVQIDHYITLVRNQVSDIVGKIQSKIPGAKKKAE; from the exons ATGGCAGACGCCGAACAAGTTTCCTCCACAACTCCAAACGTGGAAGGAGAAGATGAGATGAAGCCATGGAGAGAGTCAGGTTTCAGTGAGCACACAGCTCAGGATGAAAATGTAGGTATATTTGGTGGAGAACGTTATGTCCAGGAGGTTCGAGTCCAGAAAGCTGACGTGGAAGgtgcagaagaagaagaggaagaagaagaggaagaagaagaggaagaagaatggaGAAGACGACAGGAGATGGATGTGCACACCCCCGAGAACAAAGCCGAGACTGAATGTCTGGAGAAATCTGTTGATTGGATTTCTCGACCTGTGGAGTTTGAAAGCCCTGAGGAACCTGACAGCACTCAGATGCTGGATAAAATTCCAGCAGTGCACGAAGAACCAGCAGAAGAACCCATAAACCTGGTGGATCTCAAAGAGGTGCACGAGGATCCTTTTACGTTCATACAACCTGTACACGCGATCGAAGATCAGGACCTTTCATCTGCAGCACATCATCCAGAAGAGATCCACCACCCCAGGAGCACCAGTCCTCCAGAGGAGATCGCGTTCAAATCCGAGTTTGGGGTAAAAGATCAGGACTTTGGATTCGGTGTAAAAGAGGAGATCTTTGAAGCTCCGGTTGAGCTTCAGAAAGATTTAAGATCAGAGcttgaggagaaaaaagaagaggtgAGGTGGAACCCGGTGGTGGAGAACGTCGGAATCGACTCCGAGTCGACTCCCGCAGTCTCTGCGTCTCCATCATCCC atGAACCCAGTCTTCCTTCCTCTACTGCTGCCGCTGCTTCTTTTCCAACTCTGACGCATTTCACTTCAG TGGTGGAGCTGCTCTACTGGCGCGACGTGAAGAACTCAGGCATCGTGTTCGGCGCGTGTCTCCTGCTCCTGCTGTCGCTCAGCGTGTGCAGCATCATCAGCGTGCTGTCCTACGTGGCCCTGGCGCTCCTCTCCGTCACCATCAGCTTCAGGATATACAAGGGGGTGCTGCAGGCCGTCCAGAAGAGCGACGAAGGACATCCGTTTAA GCTGTACCTGGAACAGGAGGTCTCTCTGCCCGATGAAGTGGTCCGCAAATACAGCGACACAGCCCTCGGCCGGATCAACACCGCCATCAACGAGCTGCGCCGCCTCTTCCTGGTCGAGGACCTCGTCGATTCCCTGAAG TTTGCTGTGCTCATGTGGATCCTGACGTATGTTGGTGCCTTGTTCAATGGACTCACACTTCTGATTCTGG gtcttGTTGCGATGTTCACCTGCCCAGTAGTGTATGAAAAACATCAG GTGCAGATTGATCATTACATCACCCTGGTGAGGAACCAGGTCTCAGATATCGTTGGAAA GATCCAGTCTAAAATCCCCGGGGCGAAGAAGAAGGCGGAGTGA
- the rtn4b gene encoding reticulon-4b isoform X4 gives MADAEQVSSTTPNVEGEDEMKPWRESGFSEHTAQDENVGIFGGERYVQEVRVQKADVEGAEEEEEEEEEEEEEEEWRRRQEMDVHTPENKAETECLEKSVDWISRPVEFESPEEPDSTQMLDKIPAVHEEPAEEPINLVDLKEVHEDPFTFIQPVHAIEDQDLSSAAHHPEEIHHPRSTSPPEEIAFKSEFGVKDQDFGFGVKEEIFEAPVELQKDLRSELEEKKEEVRWNPVVENVGIDSESTPAVSASPSSLVELLYWRDVKNSGIVFGACLLLLLSLSVCSIISVLSYVALALLSVTISFRIYKGVLQAVQKSDEGHPFKLYLEQEVSLPDEVVRKYSDTALGRINTAINELRRLFLVEDLVDSLKFAVLMWILTYVGALFNGLTLLILGLVAMFTCPVVYEKHQVQIDHYITLVRNQVSDIVGKIQSKIPGAKKKAE, from the exons ATGGCAGACGCCGAACAAGTTTCCTCCACAACTCCAAACGTGGAAGGAGAAGATGAGATGAAGCCATGGAGAGAGTCAGGTTTCAGTGAGCACACAGCTCAGGATGAAAATGTAGGTATATTTGGTGGAGAACGTTATGTCCAGGAGGTTCGAGTCCAGAAAGCTGACGTGGAAGgtgcagaagaagaagaggaagaagaagaggaagaagaagaggaagaagaatggaGAAGACGACAGGAGATGGATGTGCACACCCCCGAGAACAAAGCCGAGACTGAATGTCTGGAGAAATCTGTTGATTGGATTTCTCGACCTGTGGAGTTTGAAAGCCCTGAGGAACCTGACAGCACTCAGATGCTGGATAAAATTCCAGCAGTGCACGAAGAACCAGCAGAAGAACCCATAAACCTGGTGGATCTCAAAGAGGTGCACGAGGATCCTTTTACGTTCATACAACCTGTACACGCGATCGAAGATCAGGACCTTTCATCTGCAGCACATCATCCAGAAGAGATCCACCACCCCAGGAGCACCAGTCCTCCAGAGGAGATCGCGTTCAAATCCGAGTTTGGGGTAAAAGATCAGGACTTTGGATTCGGTGTAAAAGAGGAGATCTTTGAAGCTCCGGTTGAGCTTCAGAAAGATTTAAGATCAGAGcttgaggagaaaaaagaagaggtgAGGTGGAACCCGGTGGTGGAGAACGTCGGAATCGACTCCGAGTCGACTCCCGCAGTCTCTGCGTCTCCATCATCCC TGGTGGAGCTGCTCTACTGGCGCGACGTGAAGAACTCAGGCATCGTGTTCGGCGCGTGTCTCCTGCTCCTGCTGTCGCTCAGCGTGTGCAGCATCATCAGCGTGCTGTCCTACGTGGCCCTGGCGCTCCTCTCCGTCACCATCAGCTTCAGGATATACAAGGGGGTGCTGCAGGCCGTCCAGAAGAGCGACGAAGGACATCCGTTTAA GCTGTACCTGGAACAGGAGGTCTCTCTGCCCGATGAAGTGGTCCGCAAATACAGCGACACAGCCCTCGGCCGGATCAACACCGCCATCAACGAGCTGCGCCGCCTCTTCCTGGTCGAGGACCTCGTCGATTCCCTGAAG TTTGCTGTGCTCATGTGGATCCTGACGTATGTTGGTGCCTTGTTCAATGGACTCACACTTCTGATTCTGG gtcttGTTGCGATGTTCACCTGCCCAGTAGTGTATGAAAAACATCAG GTGCAGATTGATCATTACATCACCCTGGTGAGGAACCAGGTCTCAGATATCGTTGGAAA GATCCAGTCTAAAATCCCCGGGGCGAAGAAGAAGGCGGAGTGA
- the rtn4b gene encoding reticulon-4b isoform X5, protein MDGQDNQDKQECQPSQNWRDKVVELLYWRDVKNSGIVFGACLLLLLSLSVCSIISVLSYVALALLSVTISFRIYKGVLQAVQKSDEGHPFKLYLEQEVSLPDEVVRKYSDTALGRINTAINELRRLFLVEDLVDSLKFAVLMWILTYVGALFNGLTLLILGLVAMFTCPVVYEKHQVQIDHYITLVRNQVSDIVGKIQSKIPGAKKKAE, encoded by the exons ATGGACGGTCAGGACAATCAGGACAAACAGGAGTGTCAGCCTTCACAAAACTGGAGAGACAAGG TGGTGGAGCTGCTCTACTGGCGCGACGTGAAGAACTCAGGCATCGTGTTCGGCGCGTGTCTCCTGCTCCTGCTGTCGCTCAGCGTGTGCAGCATCATCAGCGTGCTGTCCTACGTGGCCCTGGCGCTCCTCTCCGTCACCATCAGCTTCAGGATATACAAGGGGGTGCTGCAGGCCGTCCAGAAGAGCGACGAAGGACATCCGTTTAA GCTGTACCTGGAACAGGAGGTCTCTCTGCCCGATGAAGTGGTCCGCAAATACAGCGACACAGCCCTCGGCCGGATCAACACCGCCATCAACGAGCTGCGCCGCCTCTTCCTGGTCGAGGACCTCGTCGATTCCCTGAAG TTTGCTGTGCTCATGTGGATCCTGACGTATGTTGGTGCCTTGTTCAATGGACTCACACTTCTGATTCTGG gtcttGTTGCGATGTTCACCTGCCCAGTAGTGTATGAAAAACATCAG GTGCAGATTGATCATTACATCACCCTGGTGAGGAACCAGGTCTCAGATATCGTTGGAAA GATCCAGTCTAAAATCCCCGGGGCGAAGAAGAAGGCGGAGTGA
- the rtn4b gene encoding reticulon-4b isoform X6: protein MDAKRVVELLYWRDVKNSGIVFGACLLLLLSLSVCSIISVLSYVALALLSVTISFRIYKGVLQAVQKSDEGHPFKLYLEQEVSLPDEVVRKYSDTALGRINTAINELRRLFLVEDLVDSLKFAVLMWILTYVGALFNGLTLLILGLVAMFTCPVVYEKHQVQIDHYITLVRNQVSDIVGKIQSKIPGAKKKAE, encoded by the exons ATGGACGCCAAACGGG TGGTGGAGCTGCTCTACTGGCGCGACGTGAAGAACTCAGGCATCGTGTTCGGCGCGTGTCTCCTGCTCCTGCTGTCGCTCAGCGTGTGCAGCATCATCAGCGTGCTGTCCTACGTGGCCCTGGCGCTCCTCTCCGTCACCATCAGCTTCAGGATATACAAGGGGGTGCTGCAGGCCGTCCAGAAGAGCGACGAAGGACATCCGTTTAA GCTGTACCTGGAACAGGAGGTCTCTCTGCCCGATGAAGTGGTCCGCAAATACAGCGACACAGCCCTCGGCCGGATCAACACCGCCATCAACGAGCTGCGCCGCCTCTTCCTGGTCGAGGACCTCGTCGATTCCCTGAAG TTTGCTGTGCTCATGTGGATCCTGACGTATGTTGGTGCCTTGTTCAATGGACTCACACTTCTGATTCTGG gtcttGTTGCGATGTTCACCTGCCCAGTAGTGTATGAAAAACATCAG GTGCAGATTGATCATTACATCACCCTGGTGAGGAACCAGGTCTCAGATATCGTTGGAAA GATCCAGTCTAAAATCCCCGGGGCGAAGAAGAAGGCGGAGTGA